Proteins encoded within one genomic window of Rhizobium favelukesii:
- a CDS encoding SDR family oxidoreductase, translating to MKITVMGATGRIGTHLVEKLGQAGAEVTAASTSLGVNSVTGEGLRAAIVGSDVVIDVTNAASFGDDTALDFFKASTRNMLGASADAGVRHYLALSVVGTPRLVESDYFRAKMVQENLIRAARRPYTILHSTQFFEFISGVVDMGADGDGFRLPSASVRPIAADNVAEMLVELAMGAAKNDTVEIGGHDQFGLDEIARMHLAANEDMRQVVTDNSARYYGVELNDDTLLPLAGARVGSLSYVDWLYRSMAN from the coding sequence ATGAAAATCACGGTTATGGGGGCGACCGGGCGAATCGGGACGCACCTCGTAGAGAAACTTGGGCAGGCAGGCGCAGAGGTGACAGCTGCGTCCACCTCACTCGGCGTCAACAGTGTGACGGGGGAAGGCCTGCGAGCGGCCATAGTGGGTTCCGACGTTGTCATCGACGTCACCAATGCCGCGTCGTTTGGCGACGACACGGCCCTGGATTTTTTCAAGGCTTCCACCCGGAACATGTTGGGTGCCTCAGCAGATGCGGGGGTCAGGCACTACCTCGCGCTTTCCGTGGTGGGAACACCGCGCCTTGTTGAAAGTGACTATTTCCGCGCGAAGATGGTGCAGGAAAATCTCATCAGGGCAGCGCGACGGCCCTATACCATCCTCCATTCCACGCAATTCTTCGAGTTTATCAGTGGCGTAGTCGACATGGGCGCAGACGGAGACGGCTTCCGGCTTCCCTCGGCATCAGTAAGGCCGATCGCTGCTGACAACGTCGCTGAGATGCTGGTCGAATTGGCGATGGGGGCAGCAAAGAACGATACCGTGGAGATCGGCGGGCACGACCAGTTCGGTCTCGACGAGATTGCACGTATGCACCTTGCAGCAAACGAAGACATGCGCCAGGTCGTGACAGATAACAGCGCCCGCTACTACGGCGTCGAACTGAACGATGACACATTGCTGCCGCTTGCGGGAGCGCGTGTCGGTTCGCTGAGCTATGTCGACTGGCTGTACCGTTCCATGGCCAATTAG
- a CDS encoding IS6 family transposase, translating to MIESTVSYKRHRFPSAVIARAVWLYFRFPLSLRLVEEMLLERGIVVSYETIRCWAKKFGRDYAGLLRRKAPSPNDVWHLDEVVITIGGKTHWLWRAVDRDGYVLDEIVQARRNTKAARRLLTRLMKKQGCLPKRIVTDKLRFYGAALRQIMPTVEHRSHKGLNNRAENSHLPLRKRERIMQRFRSPGALQRFTSVFSAVRNLFVPPRSKHSAIAVHLHRIRAIAHWRAVTGTAA from the coding sequence ATGATTGAGTCGACTGTCAGCTACAAGCGTCATCGTTTCCCGTCCGCTGTGATCGCTCGGGCGGTCTGGCTGTACTTCCGATTTCCGCTGAGCCTTCGCCTAGTGGAAGAGATGCTGCTGGAGCGCGGCATCGTCGTTTCCTATGAGACGATCCGGTGTTGGGCGAAGAAGTTCGGCCGTGACTATGCCGGCCTCTTGCGGCGCAAAGCACCGAGCCCAAATGACGTGTGGCATTTGGACGAAGTCGTCATCACGATCGGTGGCAAAACGCATTGGCTCTGGCGGGCCGTCGATCGGGACGGCTATGTTCTCGACGAGATTGTTCAGGCCCGCCGCAACACCAAGGCTGCCAGGCGCCTGCTGACCCGGCTGATGAAGAAGCAGGGATGCTTACCGAAGCGCATCGTCACGGACAAGCTTCGTTTCTACGGCGCGGCACTGCGGCAGATCATGCCCACGGTCGAGCATCGATCGCACAAAGGGCTGAACAATCGCGCCGAAAACTCCCATCTACCCCTGCGAAAACGAGAACGAATAATGCAACGGTTTCGCTCGCCAGGCGCACTGCAACGCTTCACGAGCGTCTTTTCGGCGGTCCGAAATCTCTTCGTCCCGCCACGCTCCAAACACTCCGCCATCGCCGTCCACCTGCACCGCATCAGAGCGATCGCGCATTGGAGAGCAGTCACGGGCACCGCTGCCTGA
- a CDS encoding nitroreductase has product MDVYEAVKSRRAVRGFKNEPVSREVLERVLSAAAWSPSGSNIQPWNTYVLTGAPLAELKTCAVERVAHGDAWDERQYEMYPQVLKSPYGERRSAFGKERYSALGIAREDWEARQRAAIANWNCFGAPAALFCYIDRDLGRPQWADVGMYLQSVMLLLRAEGLHSCAQMAWSQVRETVAEVLSPPDGLILFCGMSIGYEDLSTSSARTGRAPLHETVTFVGG; this is encoded by the coding sequence ATGGACGTATACGAGGCAGTCAAAAGCCGACGGGCGGTGCGCGGATTCAAAAACGAGCCCGTGTCGAGGGAGGTGCTTGAGCGCGTGCTATCCGCCGCAGCTTGGTCGCCGTCCGGATCGAACATTCAGCCGTGGAACACCTACGTGCTGACCGGCGCGCCGCTGGCCGAGCTCAAGACATGCGCCGTCGAGCGCGTGGCCCACGGCGACGCTTGGGACGAGCGGCAGTATGAGATGTACCCGCAAGTGCTGAAGTCCCCCTATGGGGAGCGCCGATCCGCCTTCGGCAAGGAGCGCTACAGCGCGCTCGGCATTGCGCGCGAGGACTGGGAGGCGCGGCAGCGGGCAGCCATCGCCAACTGGAACTGTTTCGGCGCGCCCGCCGCCCTGTTCTGCTACATCGACCGCGACCTGGGCCGGCCCCAATGGGCCGACGTAGGCATGTATCTGCAGAGCGTCATGCTGCTGCTCCGCGCCGAAGGGCTGCACAGTTGCGCGCAGATGGCGTGGTCGCAGGTCCGCGAGACGGTCGCGGAGGTGCTGTCACCCCCGGACGGGCTCATCCTCTTTTGCGGCATGTCGATCGGGTACGAGGACCTCTCGACAAGTTCCGCCCGTACGGGCCGCGCCCCGCTCCACGAAACGGTCACGTTCGTCGGCGGTTAG
- a CDS encoding MBL fold metallo-hydrolase, giving the protein MSSDNVSHPGRPGADELVPSRYALKIGEIDVMVVSDGVLTLPGKMLGHNADPTVRAAWLDYNFLPTETLDWGLNVVVVRSGGRTVLIDAGLGDDPNLNLPKAGQLAHRLVAAGIDLPSVTDVVLTHMHMDHIGMLLVDGVKDQLRKDLRIHVAEAEVKFWTHPDFSHVSMPQGFPDALRAAAKRFAEEYRSNLQTFEEVYEVAPGVVVTRTGGHTPGHSVVRLASGGDRLMFAGDAVFAVGFEHPDWFNGFEHDPEEAARVRIRLLRELSASGELLVATHLPFPSIGHVAVEGDAFRWVPIFWDY; this is encoded by the coding sequence ATGAGCTCGGACAACGTTTCACATCCCGGTAGACCGGGGGCCGACGAGTTGGTTCCGTCGCGCTACGCGTTGAAGATCGGCGAGATTGACGTAATGGTGGTCAGCGATGGAGTGCTGACGCTGCCGGGCAAGATGTTGGGCCACAACGCCGACCCGACCGTCCGGGCGGCCTGGCTGGACTACAATTTCCTGCCGACGGAGACGCTCGATTGGGGGCTGAACGTGGTCGTGGTGCGCAGCGGCGGCCGGACCGTACTCATCGACGCCGGGCTGGGGGACGACCCGAACTTGAACTTGCCGAAGGCCGGGCAACTGGCCCATCGGCTGGTCGCCGCCGGCATCGATCTTCCGTCCGTGACCGACGTGGTGCTGACCCACATGCACATGGACCACATTGGCATGCTGCTCGTCGACGGGGTAAAGGACCAGTTGCGTAAGGACCTGCGAATCCACGTGGCGGAAGCCGAGGTCAAGTTCTGGACGCACCCCGATTTCTCCCACGTCTCCATGCCGCAGGGGTTCCCGGACGCGCTTCGGGCGGCCGCCAAGCGGTTCGCGGAAGAGTATCGCAGCAATCTGCAGACGTTCGAGGAGGTGTACGAGGTCGCGCCGGGGGTGGTCGTCACCCGCACCGGCGGCCACACACCCGGGCACAGCGTAGTACGCCTCGCGTCCGGCGGCGACCGTCTGATGTTCGCCGGCGATGCCGTGTTCGCTGTCGGGTTCGAGCACCCGGACTGGTTCAACGGCTTCGAACACGACCCCGAGGAAGCGGCCCGCGTTCGGATCCGCCTTTTGCGGGAGCTGTCGGCGAGCGGCGAGCTTCTGGTGGCCACTCACCTGCCGTTCCCATCCATCGGCCATGTGGCGGTGGAGGGCGATGCCTTTCGTTGGGTGCCGATCTTCTGGGACTACTGA
- a CDS encoding SDR family oxidoreductase codes for MKIVIIGGTGLIGSKTAARLRNKGHEVLAASPNTGVNTVTGEGVAEALAGAEVVIDLANAPSWEDKAVLEFFETAGRNLLAADAKAGVKHHIALSIVGSERLPDNGCFKAKLAQERLIKESSIPYTIVHSTQFMEFLKGIADEATVGAVARLSPAAFQPIASDDVADVMADVALGKPLNGTIEIAGPERAPMNEIIARYLKAANDPRMVEADVHARYFGSELNDQSIVPGESARIGKVGFQDWFRSSQQPK; via the coding sequence ATGAAAATTGTCATTATCGGCGGCACCGGGCTCATCGGGTCCAAGACCGCAGCGCGCTTGCGCAACAAGGGCCACGAGGTTCTGGCCGCGTCGCCCAACACCGGCGTCAACACCGTCACCGGCGAAGGAGTTGCGGAAGCGCTGGCCGGTGCCGAGGTCGTCATTGACCTTGCAAACGCACCATCGTGGGAAGACAAGGCTGTGCTTGAATTCTTCGAAACGGCCGGCCGCAACCTGCTCGCCGCCGATGCCAAGGCTGGTGTCAAACACCACATTGCCCTCTCGATCGTCGGATCGGAACGGCTGCCGGACAACGGGTGCTTCAAGGCGAAGCTTGCCCAGGAGAGGCTGATCAAGGAATCATCCATCCCCTACACGATCGTCCATTCCACCCAGTTCATGGAATTTCTGAAGGGTATTGCCGACGAAGCGACGGTCGGCGCAGTCGCTCGTTTGTCACCGGCCGCTTTCCAGCCTATCGCCTCGGATGACGTTGCCGATGTGATGGCGGATGTCGCCCTCGGGAAGCCGCTTAACGGCACGATTGAGATTGCTGGTCCCGAGCGCGCTCCCATGAACGAGATCATTGCCCGGTACCTGAAAGCGGCCAACGACCCGCGGATGGTCGAGGCAGACGTCCATGCGCGCTATTTCGGATCTGAACTCAACGATCAGTCGATCGTGCCCGGCGAAAGTGCGCGGATCGGCAAGGTCGGCTTCCAAGACTGGTTCCGTTCGTCCCAACAGCCGAAGTAA
- a CDS encoding glycosyltransferase, with protein sequence MNRQYLGKKRLVVISDYQAGWSGPPSPLAIEELRAQWASGARGSPPFTVEQPIHDLVVEGSYIERLPLACLKMGIVDSVEVWTHWRGDRPPPEDLTTNPFLVRRSFAMNGPEAPFASNDMLAHILTFGAPDILCVWGLGVSEDILVACKSSYKIYNSIDAPTWRVPRSISQHFDLVLTGALWQSQEVNRRHPEMKTAVLPIGPEFASQSMFYPLDGPRRYDVIYVAAAQTYKRHDILFDALAKLPHGMRALCVCGYGELGNMLRTQVQALGIDVDFVGPPGVPYAEVNSLMNQAKIGVVCGINDGAPAILTEYMLAGLPVLANSALVCGLQYITPRTGETVAADHFHHAISSMLENLSNYSPRQVVLDNWTWPHSVRKLCEIMDSRAGQK encoded by the coding sequence TTGAACAGGCAATATTTAGGCAAAAAGCGTCTTGTCGTTATCAGTGACTATCAAGCCGGCTGGTCCGGGCCTCCCTCGCCGCTCGCTATCGAGGAGTTGCGAGCCCAGTGGGCCAGTGGAGCGCGGGGAAGTCCCCCCTTTACTGTCGAACAGCCAATCCATGATCTAGTGGTGGAGGGCAGTTACATTGAACGCCTGCCCCTTGCTTGCTTGAAGATGGGTATAGTCGACAGCGTCGAAGTTTGGACGCATTGGCGCGGCGACCGCCCGCCCCCCGAGGATTTGACGACTAATCCGTTTCTTGTTCGCCGTTCATTTGCAATGAACGGCCCAGAGGCGCCATTCGCGTCGAATGATATGCTGGCCCACATCCTTACGTTTGGTGCTCCCGATATTCTCTGCGTGTGGGGGCTTGGCGTTTCAGAAGACATACTTGTTGCATGCAAGAGCAGCTATAAAATCTACAATTCTATCGATGCCCCTACGTGGCGAGTTCCCCGATCAATTAGCCAACATTTCGATCTGGTGCTGACCGGCGCCTTGTGGCAGTCGCAGGAGGTGAACCGGCGACATCCGGAAATGAAGACGGCGGTCCTTCCGATCGGACCGGAATTTGCGTCTCAGAGCATGTTCTATCCACTCGATGGCCCACGGCGATATGACGTTATCTATGTAGCCGCCGCTCAAACTTACAAGCGCCACGATATCCTTTTCGATGCCCTGGCTAAACTTCCGCATGGCATGAGGGCACTTTGCGTTTGCGGCTATGGGGAACTCGGGAATATGCTGCGCACACAAGTGCAAGCCTTGGGGATTGACGTCGACTTTGTTGGTCCGCCAGGCGTGCCATATGCAGAGGTTAATAGTCTAATGAACCAGGCAAAGATCGGCGTGGTTTGCGGCATCAACGACGGCGCCCCGGCAATCTTAACCGAATACATGCTGGCTGGCCTGCCGGTTCTCGCCAATAGCGCTCTCGTGTGTGGACTTCAGTATATTACTCCGCGAACAGGGGAGACTGTAGCAGCGGATCATTTTCACCATGCCATTTCGAGCATGCTTGAAAACCTCTCAAATTATTCGCCGCGCCAGGTTGTCCTTGATAATTGGACGTGGCCACATTCAGTCCGCAAGCTTTGCGAAATCATGGATTCGCGTGCGGGGCAGAAATGA
- a CDS encoding ferritin-like domain-containing protein gives MAEPKNLSDLLYETLMDIYFAEKQILTALPKMAEAAQSPDLKEAFETHRGQTEDHVTRLERAFELMGKPAQPKTCNAILGIIEEGKEVMEAFKGTAALDPGLLAAAQAVEHYEISRYGTMVTWAETLGLDDVADLLAETLDEEETTDELLTEIAKATVNARAA, from the coding sequence ATGGCAGAACCTAAAAACCTCAGTGATCTCCTTTATGAGACCCTCATGGATATCTACTTCGCGGAAAAGCAGATACTGACCGCCCTGCCCAAGATGGCGGAAGCCGCACAATCACCTGATCTCAAGGAGGCATTCGAAACACATCGCGGTCAGACCGAAGATCACGTAACGCGCCTCGAACGGGCCTTCGAACTGATGGGCAAGCCAGCGCAGCCGAAGACCTGTAATGCCATCCTCGGCATCATCGAGGAAGGCAAGGAAGTCATGGAGGCGTTCAAGGGCACGGCAGCCCTCGATCCGGGCCTGCTCGCCGCTGCGCAGGCTGTGGAACATTATGAGATCAGCCGCTACGGAACGATGGTAACCTGGGCGGAGACGCTCGGTTTAGATGACGTAGCTGACCTCCTCGCGGAGACTCTTGACGAAGAGGAAACGACAGACGAACTGCTTACCGAGATCGCTAAAGCGACCGTGAACGCGCGGGCCGCCTGA
- a CDS encoding DUF6766 family protein, translating into MLHSGWQSFNQDLAEHGFPQLTLLDYTGSGSFLSALFEN; encoded by the coding sequence ATGCTGCACAGCGGATGGCAGAGCTTCAATCAGGATCTGGCGGAACACGGCTTCCCGCAACTGACATTGCTCGACTACACGGGGTCGGGCAGCTTCCTATCGGCGTTGTTCGAGAACTGA
- the glf gene encoding UDP-galactopyranose mutase, with protein sequence MNLSSSLTQGFRTAEQRKAPIICFSHLRWDFVLQRPQHLMERFARDRQVFYFEEFIPTDHHLAYLEIHPFEGTAVKAIRPRIPHWLGQDERERELRNLLDELLSIYGVARPILWFYTPLMYGLARHIDAAAVIYDCMDELANFKFAPPTLKDAEAALLKRADVAFTGGHSLYEAKRHLHDNIHPFPSGVDVDHFHAARGNLEEPADQRSISAPKFGYYGVIDERLDLGLISCVANARPNLSFVFIGPIVKISPDDLPKAENIHYLGRKAYGELPAYVSGWSGALMPFALDDATRFISPTKTPEYLAAGRPIVSTPIADVVRQYGGVSGVALARDAEQFATACDDALVLKESDGAWLRSVDTLLAASSWDDTFHAMSVLVEEAIIRRSAFTHSLTQFPSPPTSARSRSSFDYLIVGAGFAGSVLAERLAADGRHVLLCDRRPHIGGNAYDFHNEDGILVHRYGPHIFHTNSQEIFDYLSQFTDWRPYQHRVLADIGDHRLPVPINRTTLNGFYGLNLKDEAEAALFLAARAEPCDPIETAKDAVVSQVGGDLYRAFFQGYTRKQWGLDPSQLDRSVTSRVPARVSDDDRYFLDTYQAMPLHGYTRMFEKMLDHEYITVSLGTEFADIRRDHPEAHTIFTGPIDEYFDYRFGRLPYRSLEFRHETHDARRLLPVGVINYPSETVPYTRITEYKHLTGQIHPKTTISYEFAGGEGEPYYPIPRPDNQALYKQYEAVARRSSDVTFVGRLATYKYYNMDQVVGQALATYRKMSKAHASTIAASVK encoded by the coding sequence ATGAATCTTTCCAGCTCACTCACCCAAGGGTTCCGTACAGCCGAACAACGCAAGGCGCCGATCATATGTTTTTCCCATTTGCGCTGGGATTTTGTGCTGCAGCGTCCCCAGCATTTGATGGAGCGTTTCGCGCGAGATAGACAGGTCTTCTATTTCGAAGAGTTCATCCCCACAGATCACCATTTAGCCTATCTGGAGATCCATCCATTTGAGGGGACGGCGGTGAAAGCCATACGTCCACGAATCCCTCACTGGTTAGGTCAGGACGAGAGGGAGCGTGAACTAAGAAACCTGTTGGATGAACTATTGTCGATCTACGGCGTGGCCCGCCCGATCCTATGGTTCTATACTCCGCTCATGTATGGGCTCGCTCGTCACATCGATGCGGCGGCGGTCATTTACGATTGCATGGACGAGTTGGCCAACTTCAAATTTGCGCCGCCAACTCTCAAGGACGCCGAGGCTGCACTCCTTAAACGCGCCGATGTGGCCTTCACCGGCGGCCACAGCCTGTATGAGGCCAAGCGGCATCTGCATGACAATATTCATCCTTTCCCATCTGGCGTCGATGTAGACCATTTCCACGCTGCTCGTGGAAACCTCGAGGAGCCGGCCGATCAAAGGTCCATCAGCGCTCCAAAGTTCGGATATTATGGCGTCATCGACGAGCGCCTCGACCTCGGCCTCATAAGCTGTGTAGCCAACGCTAGACCGAACCTCTCTTTTGTGTTTATCGGGCCAATCGTCAAGATTTCACCCGACGACCTCCCCAAAGCGGAGAACATCCATTACCTGGGCCGAAAAGCATATGGCGAACTGCCAGCGTATGTGTCGGGCTGGAGCGGGGCACTGATGCCATTTGCTCTCGACGACGCAACACGGTTCATAAGCCCCACCAAGACGCCCGAGTATCTTGCTGCCGGTCGACCAATCGTATCGACGCCTATCGCCGACGTCGTGCGTCAATACGGGGGCGTTTCCGGTGTTGCTCTTGCGCGGGATGCCGAGCAGTTTGCCACAGCGTGCGACGATGCGCTTGTCTTAAAAGAATCCGACGGCGCCTGGCTGAGATCAGTTGATACCCTTCTCGCCGCTTCGTCGTGGGACGACACGTTTCACGCGATGAGTGTGCTGGTTGAGGAAGCCATCATCCGTCGGTCCGCATTCACACATTCTCTCACACAATTCCCATCTCCACCGACAAGCGCCAGGTCGAGGTCATCCTTTGACTACCTGATCGTCGGTGCAGGCTTTGCGGGCTCGGTGCTGGCAGAAAGATTGGCGGCCGATGGGAGGCATGTGCTTTTGTGTGATAGGCGTCCGCATATCGGCGGCAACGCGTACGATTTTCACAATGAAGACGGCATCCTCGTTCATCGATATGGACCGCATATTTTTCATACCAACAGTCAGGAAATTTTCGACTACTTGTCACAATTTACCGATTGGAGGCCGTACCAACACCGTGTGCTCGCCGACATCGGCGATCATCGACTGCCAGTTCCCATCAACCGAACGACCCTCAATGGGTTCTACGGTCTCAATCTGAAGGACGAAGCAGAGGCCGCCTTATTTTTGGCCGCTCGTGCAGAGCCTTGCGATCCGATCGAAACAGCGAAGGATGCGGTTGTCTCCCAGGTCGGTGGCGATCTCTACCGCGCGTTTTTCCAAGGATATACCCGCAAGCAATGGGGTCTCGATCCGAGTCAGCTTGACAGATCGGTAACCTCGCGTGTCCCGGCACGCGTTAGCGATGACGACCGATATTTCCTCGACACCTACCAGGCTATGCCGCTGCATGGCTACACTAGGATGTTCGAGAAAATGTTGGACCACGAGTACATCACCGTATCGCTCGGCACGGAATTCGCGGACATCCGAAGGGACCATCCCGAGGCACATACGATTTTCACAGGACCGATCGACGAATATTTTGATTATCGCTTCGGTCGTCTTCCATACCGTAGCCTTGAGTTCCGACACGAAACACATGATGCCAGACGCCTGCTACCAGTCGGCGTGATCAACTATCCCTCGGAGACAGTGCCGTATACGAGGATCACCGAATACAAGCATCTGACTGGCCAGATCCATCCGAAGACAACCATTTCCTATGAGTTCGCCGGTGGAGAAGGGGAACCCTACTATCCCATCCCTCGACCGGACAATCAGGCACTGTACAAGCAATATGAAGCTGTTGCGCGACGTTCTAGCGACGTGACATTTGTCGGTCGGCTGGCGACATACAAGTACTATAATATGGATCAGGTGGTGGGCCAGGCTCTGGCGACATACCGGAAGATGTCAAAGGCGCACGCGAGCACCATTGCTGCGAGCGTGAAATGA
- a CDS encoding cupin domain-containing protein produces MKSALLTIFVSASVCLLGTLQVAVAGNAAKVTSLMSKDLPNYPGKEALMISVEYGPGGSDPIHKHDANAFVYVLEGSIVMQVKGEKEVTLSPGETFYEGPSDIHLISRNASTTEPAKFIVVLLKNKDAPVVMPVE; encoded by the coding sequence ATGAAGTCAGCTTTGTTAACGATATTTGTGTCGGCTTCAGTTTGCCTACTTGGCACTTTGCAGGTTGCCGTAGCCGGAAACGCTGCAAAGGTCACATCGCTCATGAGCAAGGACCTTCCCAACTATCCCGGCAAGGAGGCGCTCATGATATCGGTCGAGTATGGGCCGGGAGGCTCCGACCCTATCCACAAGCACGACGCAAATGCATTCGTCTACGTTCTCGAGGGTTCGATCGTGATGCAGGTCAAGGGAGAGAAAGAAGTCACCTTGTCGCCGGGCGAGACCTTCTACGAAGGCCCCTCCGACATTCATTTGATCAGCCGAAATGCGAGCACGACGGAACCGGCGAAATTCATCGTCGTGCTGCTCAAGAACAAGGACGCTCCGGTCGTCATGCCGGTGGAGTGA